The proteins below come from a single Halomonas binhaiensis genomic window:
- a CDS encoding porin has translation MKRLTLALGLLSPFYLSSAHAFDLYHDTDTELTFDGRIEVRYNTFQDDTHIWDTGSTRWALAVKQAINDELDFIAEGEWGLYLTEDDYDDHPHAEQRLLYAGFDHVRFGKLTGGKLWGVIYDVGWWTDMGRQYGSRAFGVYNYRDWGQTSGAGRADQAVAWRKEFGDWKLGLQYQGRRSDEDLGYGIEADLTNGIGGSLRYLLAEHLETGIAYYQNTYDEVTTGAGVESGDKARLWLTGLKYQTDNAHAAVNLGYSENWEIAENGQFYDALGVQGYTHYHFANGWRPTFNFNWLGDTGERSHGYHRLTYIYGLEYHFTKDKFLVWGEYQDNHGNNWDGLGYRNGEDEWSLGIRYYF, from the coding sequence ATGAAGCGACTGACCCTTGCCTTGGGGTTGCTATCCCCTTTTTATCTATCCTCAGCTCATGCGTTCGACCTCTATCATGACACCGATACTGAACTGACCTTCGATGGCCGGATTGAGGTCCGCTACAACACCTTTCAGGATGACACACACATCTGGGACACCGGATCGACCCGCTGGGCTCTGGCCGTTAAACAGGCAATCAATGATGAACTGGATTTCATCGCCGAAGGCGAGTGGGGGCTTTACCTTACAGAAGATGACTATGACGATCATCCTCATGCTGAACAACGCTTGCTGTATGCGGGCTTCGACCATGTTCGCTTTGGCAAGTTGACGGGGGGAAAGCTGTGGGGAGTCATCTACGATGTGGGCTGGTGGACCGACATGGGGCGCCAGTATGGTAGCCGCGCCTTCGGGGTTTACAACTATCGTGACTGGGGCCAGACCAGTGGTGCTGGTCGAGCAGATCAAGCCGTGGCTTGGCGAAAAGAGTTTGGTGATTGGAAGCTAGGGCTTCAGTACCAGGGACGTCGCTCCGATGAAGACTTGGGTTATGGCATCGAGGCTGACCTCACCAACGGAATCGGTGGATCATTACGCTATCTACTTGCTGAGCATCTCGAAACTGGCATCGCCTACTACCAGAATACCTATGACGAGGTGACAACTGGGGCGGGTGTAGAATCGGGCGACAAGGCCAGGCTGTGGCTCACTGGCCTCAAGTACCAGACCGACAACGCACATGCCGCAGTCAATTTAGGCTACAGCGAAAATTGGGAGATCGCTGAAAACGGCCAATTCTATGATGCTCTGGGCGTTCAGGGATATACCCACTATCATTTTGCCAACGGCTGGCGCCCCACCTTCAACTTCAACTGGCTGGGGGATACCGGCGAACGAAGTCATGGCTATCATCGCCTGACTTACATCTATGGCCTGGAGTATCACTTCACGAAGGATAAATTCCTGGTATGGGGTGAGTATCAGGACAATCACGGCAACAATTGGGATGGCCTCGGTTACCGCAATGGCGAAGACGAATGGAGTCTGGGAATTCGCTACTATTTCTGA